The following coding sequences are from one Kwoniella bestiolae CBS 10118 chromosome 2, complete sequence window:
- a CDS encoding formamidopyrimidine-DNA glycosylase, with protein MPELPEVERARKLIHETCKGYKIKSVDSVEDKIVYTGGDDHGAFAKEISGRTITGCERKGKTFWMTLSGKGRFPVMHFGMTGMIQLKGQEPTWYRRKPRESSKTWPPRFYKFVLKLEPQAGSIGTEPVELAFLDGRRLGRLRLLPDPVTSHPPVSALGFDPVLSHPTFEEFQDLIAKKKGTVKGMIMDQAFSAGVGNWVADEVLYQARIHPSCPVNHLSSQHVKDLHYQLRAVPLRAVEVNADSKQFPEDWLFRWRWGKGKKQEKGKKKAPISGDEEEGGEDVKPVGKDYLALPNGKPATITFIEVGGRTTAVVEELQKMPDGVEIKPKISKGGKGSQSKKRSKGNDSDDGWSGLTSEEEVTTPVKATTARQRGSASKKIKHDDTDIEMDKVKLEEGDVKPLKKARKPPSKAKTPTSARAKAPQKGSSKVSSRRSRSSGKDMQVDIEDGEGSSDLSDLPFE; from the exons ATGCCAGAGCTACCGG AGGTCGAGAGAGCCCGTAAGCTCATTCACGAGACATGTAAAGGATACAAGATCAAATCGGTAGATTCGGTGGAAGATAAGATCGTATATACCGGAGGGGATGATCATGGTGCATTC GCCAAAGAGATAAGTGGAAGGACAATCACAGGATGCGAGAGAAAGGGTAAAAC CTTCTGGATGACCCTCTCTGGTAAAGGTCGATTCCCAGTGATGCATTTCGGCATGACAGGGATGATCCAGTTGAAAGGTCAGGAACCTACTTGGTACAGGCGGAAACCTAGAGAGAGTTCCAAAACATGGCCACCTAGA TTCTACAAATT CGTACTCAAACTTGAACCTCAGGCTGGATCAATAGGCACCGAGCCTGTTGAACTAGCTTTTCTCGACG GCAGGAGACTTGGTAGACTACGACTTCTCCCTGACCCAGtcacatcccatccacctGTTTCCGCACTGGGATTTGATCCTGTTCTAAGCCATCCGACCTTTGAGGAGTTTCAGGATCTGAtagcgaagaagaaaggtaCGGTAAAGGGGATGATAATGGACCAGGCATTCAGTGCGGGCGTGGGTAAC TGGGTAGCAGATGA AGTCCTGTATCAAGCTCGTATACACCCCTCCTGTCCAGTCAACCACCTCTCTTCGCAACACGTGAAAGACCTGCATTACCAACTCCGAGCAGTCCCGCTAAGAGCAGTGGAAGTCAACGCAGATTCGAAGCAGTTCCCCGAAGATTGGCTGTTCCGCTGGAGATGGGGTAAAGGGAAAAAACaagaaaaggggaagaagaaagctccGATAAGtggagacgaggaagaaggcggGGAAGATGTCAAACCTGTTGGAAAGGACTATTTGGCTTTG CCAAATGGCAAACCCGCTACTATAACTTTCATAGAAGTGGGAGGACGTACAACAGCGGTAGTAGAGGAATTACAGAAGATGCCTGATGGAGTTGAAATAAAGCCGAAGATAAGTAAAGGAGGGAAGGGTAGTCAGAGTAAGAAGCGGTCAAAAGGGAATGATTCG GACGATGGCTGGAGTGGTCTCACgtctgaagaagaggttaCTACACCTGTCAAAGCTACGACAGCGAGGCAAAGGGGATCGGCCAGTAAGAAGATCAAACATGACGATACCGACATTGAAATGGATAAAGTGAaattggaagagggggatgtcAAACCGTTGAAAAAG GCTCGAAAGCCGCCCTCAAAGGCCAAAACACCTACTTCCGCTCGAGCGAAAGCGCCTCAAAAGGGGTCATCGaaagtcagctcaagaaGATCCCGCTCCAGTGGGAAAGATATGCAGGTAGATatagaggatggagagggatcatcagACTTATCAGACTTGCCGTTTGAATGA